The proteins below are encoded in one region of Streptomyces cyanogenus:
- a CDS encoding S53 family peptidase, whose protein sequence is MRSNRATVRAGVSMAATLPMIAGALALGIPAAHAADSPARDVLKGTKPLWATAKADKGATSDSARVKARVYLAGRDRAGLAAYAKAVSDPGSPLYGKYLSGKKAQARFGATKAQVAAVTSWLKSAGLTVTAVTPHYVAVSGDVAAAEKAFGTQLHNFAKGSKTYRAPARTVSVPAALKGAVLTVTGLDNAPHKASHDDQLPPPDAVFRNSGPFSSYFGSNIATTLPDAYGQKVPYAIKGYTGKQLRAAYGAGTYTGKNVRIAITDAYASPTIAYDAGRYALKNGDAAWKTGQLHQVLPKSYTRTKECGAAGWYGEETLDVEAVHAVAPNADVTYVGAASCYDDDLLDSLGKIVDNHLADIVSNSWGDIEANQTPDLAAAYDQVFQLGAVQGIGFYFSSGDNGDEVANTGTKQVDTPANSAWVTAVGGTSLAVGKGDTYQWETGWGTEKASLSADGKSWTNFPGTFSSGAGGGTSRTVAEPYYQKGVVPDSLAKANSADGNRVVPDIAAIADPNTGFLVGQTQTFPDGTEQYSEYRIGGTSLAAPVIAAVQALAQEARGGKALGFANPAIYAKYGKKGVYHDVTDNPTGSGLAVARIDFVNGLDASGGLATSVRSLGKDSSLSAVKGYDDVTGVGSPANGYVQSFRRR, encoded by the coding sequence ATGAGATCCAACCGCGCCACCGTGCGCGCAGGCGTGAGCATGGCAGCGACACTGCCGATGATCGCCGGCGCGCTGGCGCTGGGCATACCCGCGGCGCACGCCGCGGACAGCCCCGCTCGCGACGTCCTGAAGGGCACCAAGCCGCTGTGGGCCACGGCCAAGGCGGACAAGGGCGCCACTTCGGACAGCGCCCGGGTGAAGGCCCGCGTCTATCTCGCGGGGCGGGACCGGGCCGGCCTGGCCGCCTACGCCAAGGCGGTGTCCGACCCCGGCTCGCCGCTGTACGGCAAGTACCTGAGCGGCAAGAAGGCGCAGGCCCGCTTCGGGGCCACCAAGGCCCAGGTGGCCGCCGTCACGTCCTGGCTGAAGTCGGCCGGTCTGACCGTCACCGCGGTCACCCCGCACTACGTCGCCGTCTCCGGTGACGTGGCCGCCGCCGAGAAGGCGTTCGGCACCCAGCTGCACAACTTCGCCAAGGGCTCGAAGACCTACCGCGCCCCGGCGCGCACGGTCTCCGTCCCGGCCGCCCTGAAGGGCGCCGTCCTGACCGTCACCGGCCTGGACAACGCCCCGCACAAGGCGAGCCACGACGACCAGCTGCCGCCGCCGGACGCGGTGTTCAGGAACTCCGGGCCGTTCTCCTCGTACTTCGGCTCGAACATCGCGACCACGCTCCCGGACGCGTACGGCCAGAAGGTCCCGTACGCGATCAAGGGCTACACCGGCAAGCAGCTGCGCGCCGCGTACGGCGCGGGCACGTACACCGGCAAGAACGTCCGGATCGCCATCACCGACGCGTACGCCTCCCCGACGATCGCCTACGACGCGGGCAGGTACGCGCTGAAGAACGGTGACGCGGCCTGGAAGACCGGCCAGCTGCACCAGGTGCTGCCGAAGAGCTACACCAGGACCAAGGAGTGCGGCGCGGCCGGCTGGTACGGCGAGGAGACCCTCGACGTCGAGGCGGTCCACGCGGTAGCCCCGAACGCCGACGTCACCTACGTCGGCGCGGCCTCCTGCTACGACGACGACCTGCTGGACTCGCTCGGCAAGATCGTCGACAACCACCTGGCCGACATCGTCTCCAACTCCTGGGGCGACATCGAGGCCAACCAGACGCCGGACCTCGCGGCCGCCTACGACCAGGTCTTCCAGCTGGGCGCGGTCCAGGGCATCGGCTTCTACTTCTCCTCCGGCGACAACGGCGACGAGGTCGCCAACACCGGGACGAAGCAGGTCGACACCCCGGCCAACTCGGCGTGGGTGACCGCGGTGGGCGGCACCTCGCTGGCCGTCGGCAAGGGCGACACGTACCAGTGGGAGACCGGCTGGGGCACCGAGAAGGCCTCGCTGTCGGCCGACGGCAAGAGCTGGACGAACTTCCCCGGCACGTTCAGCTCCGGCGCGGGCGGCGGCACCAGCAGGACCGTCGCCGAGCCGTACTACCAGAAGGGCGTCGTCCCGGACTCGCTCGCCAAGGCCAACAGCGCCGACGGCAACCGCGTCGTCCCGGACATCGCGGCCATCGCCGACCCGAACACCGGCTTCCTCGTCGGCCAGACCCAGACGTTCCCGGACGGCACCGAGCAGTACAGCGAGTACCGCATCGGCGGCACCTCGCTGGCCGCCCCGGTCATCGCGGCCGTCCAGGCGCTGGCGCAGGAGGCCCGCGGCGGCAAGGCCCTCGGCTTCGCCAACCCGGCGATCTACGCCAAGTACGGCAAGAAGGGCGTCTACCACGACGTCACGGACAACCCGACGGGCTCCGGCCTGGCGGTGGCCCGTATCGACTTCGTCAACGGCCTCGACGCCTCCGGCGGCCTCGCGACCTCGGTCCGCAGCCTCGGCAAGGACAGCTCGCTGTCCGCGGTGAAGGGCTACGACGACGTCACGGGCGTCGGTTCCCCGGCGAACGGATACGTCCAGTCGTTCCGCCGGCGCTGA
- a CDS encoding helix-turn-helix domain-containing protein — MPGGRLTQQERQQIALGLADGLAYAEIARRLDRPTSTITREVMRNGGPTAYRADLAHRATERRAHRRRQAAPRGAEAPAPGYGRDPEAVRAYEETLTTVFMQSGTPQMMARVMACLTISDAGSLTASELVQRLQVSPASVSKAIAFLESQDLVRRERGEGRRERYAVDDEVMYQAMMASARSTAQVAETARQGVGVLGPGTPAGARLENTARFLDFVAESLARAAEQAREILHTKPATPSDGPAASR; from the coding sequence ATGCCGGGAGGCAGGCTCACCCAGCAGGAACGTCAGCAGATCGCGCTGGGACTGGCCGACGGCCTCGCCTACGCGGAGATCGCCAGACGGCTCGACCGTCCGACCTCGACCATCACGCGTGAGGTCATGCGCAACGGCGGCCCCACCGCCTACCGCGCCGACCTCGCCCACCGCGCCACCGAACGCCGTGCCCACCGGCGCAGGCAGGCCGCGCCCCGCGGCGCGGAGGCGCCTGCGCCGGGCTACGGCCGCGATCCCGAGGCCGTGCGCGCGTACGAGGAGACGCTCACCACCGTCTTCATGCAGTCGGGCACGCCCCAGATGATGGCGCGGGTGATGGCCTGCCTCACCATCAGCGACGCGGGCAGCCTCACCGCGTCCGAACTCGTCCAGCGCCTCCAGGTCAGCCCGGCGTCCGTCTCCAAGGCCATCGCCTTCCTGGAGAGCCAGGACCTCGTCCGCCGGGAACGCGGCGAAGGCCGCCGCGAGCGCTACGCCGTCGACGACGAGGTCATGTACCAGGCGATGATGGCCAGTGCCCGGTCGACCGCCCAGGTCGCCGAGACCGCACGGCAGGGCGTCGGCGTCCTCGGCCCCGGCACCCCGGCCGGTGCCCGCCTGGAGAACACCGCCCGCTTCCTCGACTTCGTCGCCGAGAGCCTCGCCCGCGCGGCGGAGCAGGCGCGCGAGATCCTCCACACGAAACCCGCCACACCCTCGGACGGCCCCGCCGCGTCCCGGTGA
- a CDS encoding DUF4097 family beta strand repeat-containing protein → MQKFDTPAPVTAVLDIPAGRIQFIAADRADTTVEVLPADASKSRDVKAAEEIEVAYRDGVLRIAAPAAKNRLLGTSGSVEVTVQLPAGSRVEATASACELRGVGRLGDVTFDGAYRHIKIDEAASVRLTAVDGDVEVGRLGGPAEISTARGDIRIAEAGRGTVVLRTESGDISIAAARGVSAALDAGTGHGRIGNALRNDGTAELDIRATTSHGDITARSL, encoded by the coding sequence ATGCAGAAGTTCGACACTCCCGCCCCGGTCACCGCCGTCCTGGACATCCCTGCGGGACGCATCCAGTTCATCGCCGCCGACCGGGCCGACACCACGGTCGAGGTCCTGCCCGCGGATGCCTCGAAGAGCCGCGACGTGAAGGCTGCGGAGGAGATCGAGGTCGCCTACCGCGACGGCGTCCTGCGGATCGCGGCCCCGGCGGCGAAGAACCGGCTCCTGGGCACCTCCGGATCCGTCGAGGTGACCGTCCAGCTGCCCGCCGGCTCCCGCGTCGAGGCCACGGCGTCCGCCTGCGAGCTGCGCGGTGTCGGCCGCCTCGGCGACGTCACCTTCGACGGTGCCTACCGCCACATCAAGATCGACGAAGCCGCGAGCGTCCGCCTCACCGCGGTCGACGGCGACGTCGAGGTCGGCCGGCTGGGCGGCCCGGCGGAGATCAGCACCGCACGGGGCGACATCCGCATCGCCGAGGCCGGGCGCGGCACGGTCGTCCTGCGCACCGAGTCCGGCGACATCTCGATCGCCGCGGCCCGCGGGGTCTCCGCCGCCCTGGACGCCGGCACCGGCCACGGCCGCATCGGCAACGCCCTCAGGAACGACGGCACCGCCGAGCTCGACATCCGCGCCACCACCTCCCACGGCGACATCACCGCCCGCAGCCTCTGA
- a CDS encoding ATP-binding cassette domain-containing protein produces MTDLAIAATGLRKSYGDKTVLDGVDLAVPHGTVFSLLGPNGAGKTTAVKILSTLVSPDPASGGIRVGGHDLAADPQAVRAAIGVTGQFSAVDGLITGEENMLLMADLHHLSRREGRRVTAELLERFDLAEAAKKPASTYSGGMKRRLDIAMTLVGDPRIIFLDEPTTGLDPRSRHTMWQIVRELVSDGVTVFLTTQYLEEADQLADRIAVLHDGTIAAEGTAEELKRIVPGGHVRLRFTDPAAYRSAADALREASRDDESLALQIPSEGSQRELRSLLDRLDAAGITADGLTVHTPDLDDVFFALTGGAKVPHQPHQRKETAR; encoded by the coding sequence ATGACCGACCTGGCCATCGCGGCGACCGGGCTGCGCAAGTCCTACGGCGACAAGACCGTCCTCGACGGCGTCGACCTGGCCGTACCGCACGGCACGGTCTTCTCCCTGCTCGGCCCGAACGGCGCCGGCAAGACCACCGCCGTCAAGATCCTCTCCACGCTCGTCTCCCCCGATCCCGCCTCCGGCGGGATCCGCGTCGGCGGCCACGACCTCGCCGCCGACCCGCAGGCCGTGCGCGCCGCGATCGGCGTCACCGGACAGTTCTCCGCCGTCGACGGCCTGATCACCGGCGAGGAGAACATGCTGCTCATGGCGGACCTGCACCACCTCTCCCGGCGCGAGGGACGGCGGGTGACCGCCGAGCTGCTGGAGCGCTTCGACCTCGCCGAGGCCGCCAAGAAGCCCGCCTCCACCTACTCCGGCGGCATGAAGCGCCGCCTCGACATCGCCATGACCCTGGTCGGAGACCCGCGGATCATCTTCCTGGACGAGCCGACCACCGGCCTCGACCCGCGCAGCCGTCACACCATGTGGCAGATCGTCCGCGAACTGGTCTCCGACGGCGTCACCGTGTTCCTCACCACGCAGTACCTGGAGGAGGCCGACCAGCTCGCCGACCGCATCGCCGTGCTGCACGACGGCACGATCGCCGCGGAGGGCACCGCCGAGGAGCTGAAGCGGATCGTCCCCGGCGGCCACGTCCGGCTCCGCTTCACCGACCCGGCCGCGTACCGGAGCGCCGCCGACGCGCTGCGCGAGGCCTCCCGGGACGACGAATCCCTCGCACTGCAGATCCCGAGCGAGGGCAGCCAGCGCGAACTGCGTTCCCTCCTCGACCGGCTGGACGCCGCCGGCATCACGGCGGACGGGCTCACCGTGCACACCCCCGACCTCGACGACGTCTTCTTCGCGCTGACCGGCGGCGCGAAGGTTCCCCACCAGCCGCACCAGCGCAAGGAGACCGCCCGATGA
- a CDS encoding ABC transporter permease: MTTSPATARPARISLAVRDCSTMLRRNLLHARRYPSLTLNLLLTPIMLLLLFVYIFGDTMSAGIGGGAPDRARYVAYIVPGLLLMTIGSTTIGTAVSVSTDMAEGIIARFRTMAIHRGSVIVGHVIGSVLQSVVSVVLVGAVAVAIGFRSTGATALEWLAAFGLLVLFATALTWIAVGMGLVSPNAEAASNNAMPLILLPLLSSAFVPLHALPGWFRPIAEYQPFTPAIETLRGLLLGTGIGSNGWLAVAWCLGLTALGHAWSTSKFKKDPK; the protein is encoded by the coding sequence ATGACCACTTCCCCGGCAACCGCCCGCCCGGCCCGGATCTCCCTGGCCGTACGCGACTGCTCCACGATGCTGCGCCGCAACCTCCTGCACGCCCGGCGCTACCCGTCGCTCACGCTGAACCTGCTGCTGACCCCGATCATGCTGCTGCTGCTCTTCGTCTACATCTTCGGCGACACCATGAGCGCGGGCATCGGCGGCGGCGCTCCGGACCGCGCCAGGTACGTCGCCTACATCGTCCCGGGCCTGCTGCTGATGACCATCGGCAGCACCACGATCGGCACCGCGGTCTCCGTCTCGACCGACATGGCCGAGGGCATCATCGCCCGCTTCCGCACGATGGCGATCCACCGCGGCTCGGTGATCGTCGGGCATGTCATCGGCAGCGTGCTGCAGTCGGTCGTCAGCGTGGTCCTCGTCGGTGCCGTCGCGGTGGCGATCGGCTTCCGCTCCACCGGTGCCACCGCACTGGAGTGGCTCGCGGCGTTCGGGCTGCTCGTGCTCTTCGCCACGGCGCTCACCTGGATCGCGGTCGGCATGGGCCTGGTCAGCCCGAACGCCGAGGCGGCGAGCAACAACGCGATGCCGCTGATCCTGCTGCCGCTCCTGTCCAGCGCCTTCGTGCCGCTGCACGCCCTGCCCGGCTGGTTCCGGCCGATCGCCGAGTACCAGCCGTTCACCCCGGCCATCGAGACCCTGCGAGGCCTCCTCCTCGGCACCGGGATCGGCTCCAACGGCTGGCTGGCGGTGGCCTGGTGCCTGGGCCTGACGGCACTCGGCCACGCGTGGTCGACCTCGAAGTTCAAGAAGGACCCGAAGTAA
- a CDS encoding MFS transporter: MPLALLALAVGAFGIGTTEFVMMGLLPDVADDLHISIPTAGHLVSAYALGVVIGAPLLAALTARMSRRTVLISLMALFVAGNTLSAFAPGNGSLLAARFLSGLPHGAFFGVGAVVATGMVPPERKARSVSLMFLGLTVANVAGVPAATLMGQHLGWRATFLAVGAIGLAAIASLALLVPHDREHAAASAGLRGELAALRSLPVWLALGTTVAGFGALFAAYSYITPMLTDTAGYAETDVTLLLALFGVGATAGNLLGGRLADHSLRGTLFGGLASLGVVLLLFPLLMRAEWSAALAVTLLGTAAFITGSPLQLMVMEKAAAAPSLASSANQAAFNLANAGGAWIGGVALAAGFGTTSPALAGAVLAVLGLGVASVAYAVDRRRETPSPARVVTVHVPRKTEPQHH; the protein is encoded by the coding sequence ATGCCCCTGGCCCTGCTCGCCCTCGCCGTGGGCGCCTTCGGCATCGGCACGACCGAGTTCGTGATGATGGGTCTGCTGCCCGATGTGGCGGACGACCTGCACATCTCGATCCCCACCGCCGGGCACCTGGTCTCGGCGTACGCGCTGGGCGTCGTCATCGGCGCCCCGCTGCTGGCCGCCCTGACCGCGCGCATGTCCCGCCGGACCGTGCTCATCTCCCTGATGGCGCTGTTCGTGGCGGGCAACACCCTGTCCGCGTTCGCCCCCGGCAACGGCTCCCTGCTGGCCGCCCGCTTCCTGAGCGGCCTGCCGCACGGCGCCTTCTTCGGCGTCGGCGCGGTCGTCGCCACCGGGATGGTCCCGCCGGAGCGCAAGGCGCGCTCGGTGTCCCTGATGTTCCTCGGCCTGACCGTCGCCAACGTCGCCGGCGTCCCCGCCGCCACCCTCATGGGCCAGCACCTCGGCTGGCGGGCGACGTTCCTCGCGGTCGGCGCGATCGGCCTGGCCGCCATAGCCTCCCTCGCCCTCCTCGTCCCGCACGACCGGGAGCACGCGGCCGCGTCGGCGGGCCTGCGCGGCGAACTGGCCGCCCTGCGGTCCCTGCCCGTCTGGCTGGCCCTTGGTACGACGGTGGCGGGCTTCGGCGCGCTCTTCGCGGCCTACAGCTACATCACCCCGATGCTGACCGACACCGCCGGTTACGCCGAGACCGACGTGACCCTGCTGCTGGCCCTCTTCGGTGTCGGCGCCACGGCCGGCAACCTGCTGGGCGGCCGGCTGGCGGACCACTCGCTGCGCGGCACCCTGTTCGGCGGTCTGGCCTCGCTGGGCGTCGTCCTGCTGCTGTTCCCCCTGCTGATGCGGGCGGAGTGGAGCGCGGCCCTCGCGGTGACCCTGCTGGGCACGGCGGCGTTCATCACGGGTTCCCCGCTTCAGCTGATGGTGATGGAGAAGGCCGCCGCGGCCCCCTCCCTCGCCTCCTCCGCCAACCAGGCGGCCTTCAACCTGGCCAACGCCGGCGGCGCCTGGATCGGCGGCGTCGCCCTGGCAGCCGGCTTCGGTACGACCTCCCCGGCCCTCGCGGGCGCGGTCCTGGCGGTGCTGGGCCTGGGCGTGGCGAGCGTGGCGTACGCGGTGGACCGCCGCCGCGAGACCCCGTCGCCGGCCCGCGTGGTGACCGTGCACGTCCCCCGGAAAACGGAGCCGCAGCACCACTGA
- a CDS encoding endonuclease/exonuclease/phosphatase family protein, which yields MAQQAYMTETAGDGSGPERPGSRFRRLTHRLFSGWRNDPRIWRRGLVLAALALLLALVMLVHAHIPNAVGNLGSLTETFLPWLGLAVPVLLVLALIRRSATALIALVLPATVWLNLFGGLLGDKAGGGGDLMVATHNVNADNPDPAATATDVAASGADILALEELPASAVPVYDKALAPTYKYHAVVGTVGLWSKYPMTGVEAVDIKLGWKRAMRATVATPRGPVAVYVAHLPSVRVKMEAGFTARQRDKSADALGEAIADEPLKRVVLLGDLNGTMNDRSLNAVTSQLRSTQGAAGSGFGFSWPASFPMARIDQIMVRGAEPQSSWTLPRTNSDHLPVAARVKLDTES from the coding sequence ATGGCGCAGCAGGCGTACATGACGGAGACGGCGGGCGACGGTTCGGGGCCCGAGCGGCCGGGATCCCGGTTTCGGCGCCTCACGCACCGCCTGTTCTCCGGCTGGCGGAACGATCCGCGGATCTGGCGGCGGGGCCTCGTCCTCGCCGCACTGGCCCTGCTGCTCGCCCTGGTGATGCTGGTGCACGCCCACATCCCCAACGCGGTGGGCAATCTCGGCTCGCTCACCGAGACGTTTCTGCCCTGGCTGGGCCTGGCGGTCCCGGTGCTCCTGGTGCTCGCCCTGATCCGCAGGTCGGCGACCGCGCTGATCGCGCTCGTCCTCCCGGCGACCGTCTGGCTGAACCTCTTCGGCGGGCTGCTCGGCGACAAGGCGGGCGGCGGCGGCGACCTCATGGTGGCCACCCACAACGTCAACGCCGACAACCCCGACCCGGCCGCGACCGCCACCGACGTGGCCGCGTCCGGCGCCGACATCCTGGCCCTGGAGGAGCTGCCCGCCTCCGCCGTGCCCGTCTACGACAAGGCGCTGGCGCCGACGTACAAGTACCACGCGGTGGTCGGCACGGTCGGTCTGTGGAGCAAGTACCCGATGACCGGGGTGGAGGCCGTCGACATCAAGCTGGGCTGGAAGCGGGCGATGCGGGCCACCGTCGCCACGCCCCGCGGCCCGGTCGCGGTCTACGTCGCCCACCTGCCCTCGGTGCGGGTGAAGATGGAGGCCGGGTTCACCGCCCGGCAGCGGGACAAGAGCGCCGACGCGCTCGGCGAGGCGATCGCCGACGAACCCCTGAAGCGGGTCGTGCTGCTCGGCGACCTCAACGGCACGATGAACGACCGCTCGCTCAACGCCGTCACCTCCCAGCTGCGTTCGACCCAGGGCGCGGCGGGCAGCGGCTTCGGGTTCAGCTGGCCGGCGTCGTTCCCGATGGCACGCATCGACCAGATCATGGTCCGGGGCGCCGAGCCGCAGAGCAGCTGGACGCTGCCGCGCACGAACAGCGACCACCTGCCCGTCGCGGCCCGTGTGAAGCTCGACACAGAGTCCTGA
- a CDS encoding TetR/AcrR family transcriptional regulator: MTLADSRPRPDGPARGRPRSEAVERAILEGVMKLLEEGVPLAELSIERVARTAGVGKATIYRRWSGKEELFVDVVRAAEPPDPELPGTCLRDDLVVLLESLRQRGLMSRSSAILHNVYAQMKSAPRVWAAYHASVIAPRRALALEVLRRARENGEIRADVDLELANDMFVGPMLVRSVMRPDADLPEGLAEQIVDAVLEGLRPVRSTAS, from the coding sequence GTGACCCTTGCCGACAGCCGGCCGCGGCCGGACGGACCCGCCCGGGGCCGGCCGCGCAGCGAAGCCGTGGAACGGGCCATCCTGGAAGGGGTGATGAAGCTCCTGGAGGAGGGCGTGCCCCTCGCCGAGCTGTCCATCGAGCGGGTCGCGCGCACGGCCGGGGTCGGCAAGGCCACCATCTACCGCCGCTGGAGCGGCAAGGAGGAGCTGTTCGTCGACGTCGTACGCGCCGCCGAACCCCCCGACCCCGAACTCCCCGGCACCTGCCTGCGCGACGACCTCGTGGTGCTGCTGGAGTCCCTGCGCCAGCGCGGCCTGATGAGCCGCTCCTCGGCGATCCTGCACAACGTGTACGCGCAGATGAAGTCCGCCCCGAGGGTCTGGGCGGCGTACCACGCGAGCGTCATAGCGCCCCGGCGCGCCCTCGCCCTGGAAGTGCTGCGCCGGGCGCGGGAGAACGGCGAGATCCGGGCGGACGTCGACCTGGAGCTGGCCAACGACATGTTCGTCGGCCCCATGCTCGTCCGCTCCGTCATGCGCCCCGACGCCGACCTGCCCGAGGGCCTGGCGGAGCAGATCGTCGACGCGGTCCTGGAGGGCCTACGCCCCGTCAGGTCGACAGCCTCGTAG
- a CDS encoding MFS transporter, with protein sequence MTSPVPAPRIPEAVHRRRWAILGVLMLSLLIVVLDNSILNVAIKTIATPAPTGLGATQSEIEWAINAYTLVFAGLLFTAGLVGDRLGRKKVLLGGIAVFGIGSALAAESGSPTQLIAYRALMALGAAFVMPATLAVLMNVFEREEQPKAIGIWAGGVGLAIAIGPITGGALLDHFWWGSVFFVNVPIVIIALVLMAWLVPDSRDPRPGRLDPVGVVLSVVGLVLLVYGIIKGGELADFTDTKVLATILAGLAVLTGFVVFEKRSDHPSLDVTYFRNKVFSAAMSAIALVFFALMGVTFFSVFYTQSVRGYSPLQSGLLMLPLAAAQMIFAPRARLVVERFGNRATTTAGLVLIAATLAVFATFEADTPIWLLEVVFFLMGTGMAHIMTPTSVVIMQALPREKAGSASALSNTFRQVGGALGIAVLGSVLAATYRDGIEDKLGLLPPGLRDTAAESVEATLGIAEKLGPRGEALVAPANDAFLHAMHVTALCGTGVALIGAVVTALFLPGRPPAGQRDDAEPELVAAAE encoded by the coding sequence ATGACAAGTCCCGTCCCTGCCCCCCGAATACCGGAAGCGGTGCACCGGCGTCGCTGGGCGATCCTCGGCGTGCTGATGCTGAGCCTGCTCATCGTGGTGCTCGACAACTCGATCCTGAACGTCGCCATCAAGACCATCGCCACCCCCGCGCCGACCGGCCTCGGCGCCACCCAGAGCGAGATCGAGTGGGCGATCAACGCCTACACCCTGGTCTTCGCGGGTCTGCTGTTCACCGCCGGCCTCGTCGGCGACCGGCTCGGCCGCAAGAAGGTGCTCCTCGGCGGCATCGCCGTGTTCGGCATCGGCTCAGCGCTCGCCGCCGAGTCCGGCTCGCCGACCCAGCTGATCGCCTACCGCGCGCTGATGGCCCTGGGTGCCGCCTTCGTCATGCCGGCCACCCTCGCCGTCCTCATGAACGTCTTCGAGCGCGAGGAGCAGCCCAAGGCCATCGGCATCTGGGCCGGCGGCGTCGGCCTCGCCATCGCCATCGGCCCGATCACCGGCGGCGCGCTCCTGGACCACTTCTGGTGGGGCTCGGTCTTCTTCGTCAACGTGCCCATCGTGATCATCGCGCTGGTCCTGATGGCCTGGCTGGTGCCCGACTCCCGCGACCCGCGCCCCGGCCGCCTCGACCCGGTCGGCGTGGTCCTGTCCGTCGTCGGCCTGGTGCTGCTGGTCTACGGCATCATCAAGGGCGGCGAGCTGGCCGACTTCACCGACACCAAGGTGCTGGCCACCATCCTCGCCGGGCTCGCCGTGCTGACCGGCTTCGTCGTCTTCGAGAAGCGCAGCGACCACCCGTCGCTGGACGTCACCTACTTCCGCAACAAGGTCTTCTCGGCCGCCATGAGCGCCATCGCGCTGGTCTTCTTCGCGCTGATGGGCGTCACGTTCTTCAGCGTCTTCTACACGCAGAGCGTGCGCGGCTACTCGCCGCTGCAGTCCGGTCTGCTGATGCTGCCGCTGGCCGCCGCCCAGATGATCTTCGCGCCCCGTGCCCGGCTGGTCGTCGAGCGGTTCGGCAACAGGGCCACCACCACCGCCGGCCTGGTGCTGATCGCGGCGACCCTGGCCGTCTTCGCCACCTTCGAGGCGGACACCCCGATCTGGCTGCTGGAGGTCGTCTTCTTCCTCATGGGCACCGGCATGGCCCACATCATGACGCCGACCTCCGTCGTCATCATGCAGGCCCTGCCCCGTGAGAAGGCCGGCTCCGCCTCCGCGCTCAGCAACACCTTCCGCCAGGTCGGCGGCGCCCTCGGCATCGCCGTGCTCGGCTCGGTGCTCGCCGCCACGTACCGCGACGGCATCGAGGACAAGCTCGGCCTGCTGCCGCCCGGCCTGCGCGACACCGCCGCCGAGTCCGTCGAGGCCACCCTCGGCATCGCCGAGAAGCTCGGCCCGCGGGGCGAGGCCCTGGTCGCGCCGGCGAACGACGCCTTCCTGCACGCCATGCACGTGACCGCCCTGTGCGGTACGGGCGTCGCGCTGATCGGTGCCGTGGTGACCGCACTGTTCCTGCCGGGCAGGCCGCCGGCCGGTCAGCGCGACGACGCCGAACCGGAGTTGGTCGCGGCCGCGGAATGA
- the panB gene encoding 3-methyl-2-oxobutanoate hydroxymethyltransferase, giving the protein MTQLSAAQTKPSDGSKALYGGKGTRRITVRDIALAKERGEKWPMLTAYDAMTASVFDEAGIPVILVGDSAGNCHLGYETTVPVTLDEMTMLSAAVVRGTQRALIVGDLPFGSYQEGPVQALRSATRLVKEAGVGAVKLEGGERSHEQIRLLVESGIPVMAHIGLTPQSVNAMGYRVQGRGEEAAQQLLRDAKAVQDAGAFAVVLELVPAELAAEVTRVLHIPTVGIGAGPETDAQVLVWTDMLGLTSGRVPKFVKKYADLREVMGNAAKAFAEDVVGGAFPLEEHSVH; this is encoded by the coding sequence ATGACGCAGCTTTCGGCTGCCCAGACCAAGCCTTCCGACGGCAGCAAGGCGCTGTACGGGGGGAAGGGCACCCGCCGCATCACCGTCCGCGACATCGCCCTCGCCAAGGAGCGGGGCGAGAAGTGGCCCATGCTCACCGCCTACGACGCGATGACCGCGTCCGTCTTCGACGAGGCCGGGATCCCGGTGATCCTGGTCGGCGACTCGGCGGGCAACTGTCACCTCGGGTACGAGACCACCGTGCCCGTCACCCTCGACGAGATGACCATGCTGTCGGCCGCCGTCGTCCGCGGCACGCAGCGCGCCCTGATCGTCGGCGACCTGCCCTTCGGCTCCTACCAGGAGGGTCCGGTGCAGGCGCTGCGCTCGGCGACCCGGCTGGTGAAGGAGGCCGGGGTCGGCGCGGTCAAGCTGGAGGGCGGCGAGCGCTCCCACGAGCAGATCCGGCTCCTGGTGGAGTCCGGCATCCCGGTCATGGCCCACATCGGCCTGACCCCGCAGTCCGTCAACGCGATGGGCTACCGCGTGCAGGGGCGCGGCGAGGAGGCCGCGCAGCAGTTGCTGCGCGACGCCAAGGCCGTGCAGGACGCGGGGGCGTTCGCGGTGGTGCTGGAGCTGGTTCCGGCGGAGCTGGCGGCCGAGGTGACGCGGGTGCTGCACATTCCGACCGTCGGGATCGGGGCGGGGCCGGAGACGGACGCGCAGGTGCTGGTGTGGACCGACATGCTGGGGCTGACGTCCGGGCGGGTGCCGAAGTTCGTCAAGAAGTACGCCGACCTGCGTGAGGTCATGGGCAACGCGGCCAAGGCGTTCGCGGAGGACGTCGTCGGCGGGGCGTTCCCGCTGGAGGAGCACTCCGTCCACTGA